A DNA window from Chromatiales bacterium contains the following coding sequences:
- a CDS encoding DNA adenine methylase, producing MTTEQLSLPNTSFATTPNTQGIKYVGSKLKILPYIIAIISQLNNVRKVLDGFSGSTRVSQAFVQQDYQVTANDVAVWSEVFATCYLKSKKDDTFYQDILAHLNNLNGYDGWYTEKYGAETSGSKKPFQAKNTRKLDAVRDEIETLNLAWEDKCVVLTSLIYALDRVDSTLGHYASYLAEWSPRSYNDLILKLPARFRHNGKHRVLRDDIFNIVKNDEYDLAYLDPPYGSNNEKMPPSRVRYAAYYHLWTTIIKHDKPDVFGKANRRTDSKDLACSSLFEEFRKDQDDKYIAMKALYRLIEQTQARYILLSYSSGGRTTKEELNHIIKAAGTLLEFTEINYKRNVMANMRWTNDWVNESGKHCEYLFLLRKF from the coding sequence ATGACTACTGAGCAATTAAGCCTTCCGAACACATCTTTTGCTACCACACCGAATACCCAAGGAATAAAGTATGTCGGTTCAAAGTTGAAAATTCTGCCTTATATCATTGCTATAATCAGTCAATTAAATAATGTGCGTAAAGTGTTAGACGGGTTTAGCGGGTCAACCCGTGTCTCGCAAGCATTCGTGCAGCAGGACTACCAAGTGACCGCAAACGATGTGGCAGTATGGTCGGAAGTCTTTGCTACCTGCTACCTTAAATCAAAAAAAGACGATACTTTTTATCAAGATATACTTGCTCACTTAAATAACTTAAACGGCTACGATGGTTGGTATACCGAAAAATATGGGGCAGAGACAAGCGGTAGCAAAAAGCCTTTTCAAGCGAAAAACACCAGAAAACTTGATGCAGTGCGTGATGAAATAGAAACATTAAACCTAGCTTGGGAGGATAAATGCGTTGTACTCACAAGCCTAATCTATGCCCTTGACCGTGTCGATAGCACATTGGGTCACTATGCATCGTACTTAGCCGAATGGTCGCCGCGTTCGTACAACGACCTGATACTCAAACTGCCTGCACGTTTTCGACATAACGGAAAACACCGTGTTCTCCGCGACGATATTTTCAATATTGTGAAAAACGACGAATACGATCTTGCTTACTTAGATCCACCGTATGGTTCTAACAATGAGAAAATGCCGCCTAGCCGCGTCCGCTATGCCGCTTATTATCATCTATGGACGACGATTATCAAACACGACAAACCAGATGTTTTTGGTAAAGCCAATCGGCGAACCGATAGCAAAGATTTAGCGTGTAGTTCTCTATTCGAGGAGTTCAGAAAAGACCAAGACGACAAATACATTGCCATGAAAGCACTCTATAGATTGATAGAACAAACTCAAGCTCGCTATATACTATTGTCGTATAGTTCCGGCGGCAGAACTACGAAAGAAGAATTAAACCATATTATAAAAGCGGCTGGCACTCTTTTAGAGTTTACCGAAATAAACTATAAAAGAAATGTTATGGCAAATATGCGGTGGACAAATGACTGGGTAAACGAAAGTGGCAAGCATTGCGAGTATTTGTTTTTGCTACGCAAATTTTAG
- the glmS gene encoding glutamine--fructose-6-phosphate transaminase (isomerizing), with protein MCGIVAAIADSDVSSVLVDGLLRLEYRGYDSAGIAVLSDNTDIPVQRVRCLGKVAKLQEALISSPCHSNIGIAHTRWATHGAPDEANAHPHISDNRIAIVHNGIIENYEVLKEAQQVAGFEFHSETDTEVIAHQIIFYLRENDDLLNAISKTINDLEGAYSLAVLDAQNPQHIVLVREGSPLVIGIGENANYAASDIQALTSVTQTFVHLENGDIAEIRKDAVHIFNNHLQAVERKHRSISLQSYDNELGEYSHYMKKEIYDQPRVIADTLEGRLLDNNIPDDIISSNANEFLDSVQHIQIVACGTSYHAALVARYWLEEFAHLPCNVEIASEFRYRHHFVLPNTLFIAISQSGETADTLAALQIAKQHNYLKTLAICNVAESSLTHEVDEILMTHAGAEIGVASTKAFTTQLTVLLLLTILLGKRSCLSKEMITDLVHQLRNLPSRLEQILGCEKEVCLLAKQYSDKHHALFLGRGLHYPIAMEGALKMKEISYIHAEAYAAGELKHGPLALVDSDMPVVAVAPNDRLLSKLKSNLKEVRARGGRLHVFADHGCSFQSDEEESLQLIRINASENAVAPILFTIPLQLLAYHTALLKGTDIDQPRNLAKSVTVE; from the coding sequence ATGTGTGGAATAGTCGCTGCCATTGCCGACTCCGATGTGAGCAGTGTGTTAGTGGACGGGCTATTGAGACTGGAGTATCGTGGTTATGACTCGGCTGGCATTGCGGTGTTGAGCGATAACACTGATATACCTGTACAACGAGTGCGCTGCCTAGGCAAAGTGGCCAAACTGCAGGAAGCACTGATATCTTCGCCGTGCCATAGCAATATCGGCATAGCGCATACTCGTTGGGCTACTCACGGTGCCCCTGATGAGGCTAATGCACACCCGCATATTTCCGACAATCGTATCGCTATTGTCCACAACGGTATCATAGAAAACTACGAAGTTTTGAAAGAAGCACAGCAAGTCGCAGGGTTTGAGTTTCACTCAGAAACCGACACTGAAGTCATTGCGCATCAGATTATATTTTATCTGCGAGAAAACGATGATTTACTGAATGCCATATCAAAAACCATAAACGACCTTGAAGGAGCTTATAGCTTGGCGGTGCTGGATGCGCAAAATCCGCAGCATATCGTGTTGGTGCGAGAAGGCAGTCCATTAGTCATTGGTATCGGAGAAAATGCCAACTATGCGGCTTCCGACATCCAAGCGCTAACATCCGTCACCCAAACTTTTGTGCATCTGGAAAACGGCGATATAGCAGAAATTAGAAAAGATGCAGTGCATATATTCAATAATCACCTACAAGCTGTTGAACGCAAACATCGCTCAATATCTTTGCAGTCGTACGATAACGAACTAGGCGAATACAGCCATTACATGAAAAAAGAGATATATGACCAGCCTCGCGTCATCGCCGATACCCTCGAAGGTCGTTTATTGGATAACAACATACCGGACGACATTATTTCCTCCAACGCTAACGAATTTCTTGATAGTGTTCAGCATATACAAATTGTCGCCTGTGGGACTAGCTACCATGCCGCCTTAGTTGCACGCTACTGGCTGGAAGAGTTTGCGCATCTGCCGTGCAATGTAGAAATTGCTAGCGAGTTCCGCTACAGACACCACTTTGTCCTCCCAAATACCCTATTTATCGCCATTTCTCAATCGGGCGAAACCGCCGATACCCTAGCCGCATTACAGATTGCCAAACAGCATAATTATCTTAAAACATTGGCTATTTGCAATGTCGCCGAAAGTTCTCTTACCCATGAGGTCGATGAAATACTGATGACCCACGCCGGCGCCGAGATAGGAGTGGCTTCAACCAAGGCCTTCACCACTCAATTAACCGTTTTGCTTTTATTAACCATACTATTAGGTAAGCGGTCGTGCTTAAGCAAAGAAATGATCACTGATCTGGTCCACCAACTACGCAACCTCCCCTCGCGTTTAGAACAAATACTCGGTTGTGAAAAAGAAGTATGCTTATTGGCAAAACAGTACTCTGACAAACATCACGCATTATTTTTAGGACGCGGATTGCATTACCCAATCGCTATGGAAGGTGCGCTTAAAATGAAAGAAATATCGTATATACACGCCGAGGCTTATGCCGCAGGGGAGCTCAAGCACGGCCCGCTAGCACTGGTGGATTCCGATATGCCGGTGGTTGCAGTTGCCCCTAACGATCGCCTATTATCTAAACTAAAATCCAATCTGAAAGAAGTGCGCGCACGGGGCGGTCGTTTGCATGTCTTCGCCGACCACGGCTGTAGCTTTCAATCGGATGAAGAGGAGTCCTTGCAACTTATACGGATCAATGCCTCAGAAAACGCGGTTGCCCCTATTCTATTTACCATCCCCTTGCAGCTGCTGGCTTACCATACGGCACTATTGAAAGGCACCGACATAGACCAACCTCGCAATCTCGCTAAATCGGTTACCGTTGAGTAA
- the glmU gene encoding bifunctional UDP-N-acetylglucosamine diphosphorylase/glucosamine-1-phosphate N-acetyltransferase GlmU: protein MSISAVVLAAGKARRMGGVRPKALYKLGGEPLIFHVIREIQKIKGIQLHIVVGFGGTQVQEAVSCHFKELHNIHWHQQAEQLGTAHAVSQALPTIANHEQVIIAYADMPFINAANYRALLDIQKQHDVVFMSAMLKDPTGYGRILRTDGGEVARIIEQADASVDEYKIKEVNLGIMASQSQTLNKLIKEIKNDNKQHEYYLTDCIQLAVNNNLKIGTCELPETWRASGINTLAQYTVAERLLQRARVSELIARGAIVRDTNRLDVRGKVQLGQDVVFDVGVVLEGEIELGDRVEVGAYSVLKDASIAADTMVKPFSYIEGAHIGKSCIVGPYARIRPNTRIGDDNRIGNFVEIKETTTGAYTKVNHLSYIGDSDIGSQVNIGAGTITCNYDGAQKHRTRIGDDVFVGSDTQIVAPVEISSKATIGAGSTITRDVPADKLTLSRCQQTTVTGWKRPSKKSK from the coding sequence ATGAGTATCTCCGCTGTTGTTCTTGCGGCCGGGAAAGCCCGACGGATGGGGGGGGTGAGACCTAAAGCACTCTATAAACTCGGCGGCGAACCGCTCATTTTCCATGTCATCCGAGAAATTCAAAAAATCAAGGGTATACAGCTACATATAGTCGTAGGTTTCGGTGGCACGCAAGTCCAAGAAGCAGTCTCTTGCCATTTTAAGGAGTTGCATAATATACATTGGCATCAACAAGCTGAGCAACTCGGCACCGCCCACGCAGTCTCACAAGCACTACCGACTATCGCTAACCACGAACAAGTAATCATTGCGTATGCCGATATGCCATTCATCAATGCAGCAAATTATCGTGCGCTATTAGATATACAAAAACAACACGATGTCGTTTTCATGTCAGCAATGCTAAAAGATCCGACCGGATACGGACGGATATTGCGCACCGACGGCGGTGAAGTCGCACGTATTATTGAGCAAGCCGATGCTTCGGTTGATGAATATAAAATTAAAGAAGTTAATCTAGGCATTATGGCAAGCCAATCACAGACTCTAAATAAATTGATCAAAGAAATTAAAAATGATAATAAACAACACGAATACTATTTAACCGATTGCATACAGCTAGCGGTTAACAACAACTTGAAAATAGGCACTTGCGAATTACCGGAAACTTGGCGGGCTAGCGGTATCAATACGCTTGCACAATATACTGTAGCGGAGCGTCTGCTACAGCGCGCACGAGTATCGGAATTGATAGCAAGAGGAGCGATTGTCCGAGACACCAACCGCTTGGATGTACGCGGAAAAGTGCAACTGGGACAGGATGTCGTCTTTGATGTAGGTGTAGTGCTTGAGGGAGAAATAGAACTCGGCGATCGTGTTGAGGTAGGAGCTTATAGCGTATTAAAGGATGCTAGTATCGCAGCAGACACGATGGTTAAGCCGTTCTCTTATATAGAAGGCGCACATATAGGCAAGAGCTGTATCGTCGGTCCGTATGCCAGAATACGCCCCAATACTCGGATAGGTGATGATAATCGTATTGGTAACTTCGTCGAGATTAAAGAGACCACAACGGGTGCCTACACCAAAGTCAACCACTTAAGCTACATAGGGGATAGCGATATAGGCTCACAAGTTAACATAGGTGCCGGCACCATTACTTGTAATTACGACGGTGCCCAAAAACATCGTACACGCATCGGCGACGATGTGTTCGTAGGTTCGGACACTCAAATTGTCGCACCAGTAGAGATAAGTTCTAAGGCTACCATTGGTGCTGGTTCAACGATTACCCGCGATGTACCAGCCGATAAATTAACATTATCTCGGTGCCAACAGACTACCGTCACAGGCTGGAAACGACCAAGCAAGAAATCAAAATAA